One segment of Coffea arabica cultivar ET-39 chromosome 7c, Coffea Arabica ET-39 HiFi, whole genome shotgun sequence DNA contains the following:
- the LOC113701678 gene encoding uncharacterized protein isoform X5, translating into MKTTCLSEGKGYHFPPCHMLNIDCGWKRKQKVDKSLDASSLIHAEPCYKTVKSLKLWNISFIDVVLISSPVGMLGLPFLTRNRDFSAKIYATEATARLGQLMMEDLVKMHNEIRQFYGPEESTCPEWMKWDEVELLPSAIREILWGRDGDLCGWMPLYSVADVKGCMQNVQSLKYAEEACYNGTLLIRAFSSGLDIGTCNWSISSPKQRIAYLSSSIFASATATEFDYNPLRGSDVILFSDSTVCDALDKLENEDDGFNPADKKASKFSSKDDDKESYTEFLQNKDKFAEELEKLAFLCSCSLDSVKAGGSVLIPIARLGVLLQLLECITLSLQSSDLKVPIYIISSVAEELVAFLNVIPEWLCKQRQDKFYSGQPLFAFMDLLNEKRLFLFPVLYSPELLSIWHEPCIVICPHWSLRIGPAVHLLQHWCGDKNSLLVMEEGFNANLAFLPFKSMEIKVLQCSFLSGMNFRKAEFLLKLLKPKYVLFPEKLKQGKSFVNQSFSVIYYLENETVKVPKLKDSSELDIGIDLACQLGYTKLEKEEMSIARLKGELLVEQGKNVLFSGKEFAGSSQSRPLLYLGGVNLENFLTTLQSMGINATVEEAMTTDGSDKTSLVHILGPKKALIEVTAARTIVSTDDEYLSALISKAICNILNIV; encoded by the exons ATGAAGACT ACTTGTCTGAGTGAGGGTAAGGGTTATCATTTCCCACCCTGCCACATGCTAAACATAG ATTGTGGctggaaaaggaagcaaaaagtAGATAAATCTCTTGACGCAAGCAGTTTAATACATGCCGAACCTTGTTACAAAACTGTGAAGAGTTTGAAACTCTGGAATATTTCATTCATTGATGTTGTACTGATCTCTAGTCCAGTGGGCATGCTAGGATTACCATTTCTGACCAGAAACAGAGATTTTTCTGCTAAG ATATATGCTACTGAAGCTACTGCAAGACTTGGACAGCTTATGATGGAGGACCTTGTTAAAATGCATAATGAAATCAGGCAATTCTATGGGCCTGAAGAGTCTACTTGCCCAGAATGGATGAAATGGGATGAGGTGGAATTGCTTCCATCTGCAATTAGAGAGATACTTTGGGGCAGAGATGGAGACCTTTGTGGTTGGATGCCATTGTACAG TGTCGCTGATGTGAAGGGTTGCATGCAAAATGTTCAATCCCTAAAATATGCTGAAGAAGCCTGCTACAACGGCACCTTGTTAATAAGGGCATTCAGCTCTGGTTTAGATATAGGCACTTGTAACTGGAGTATTTCTAGTCCAAAACAAAGGATTGCATATCTTTCAAGCTCCATTTTTGCATCAGCAACAGCAACAGAATTTGACTACAATCCTCTGCGTGGAAGTGATGTGATATTATTCTCAGATTCGACAGTATGTGATGCACTAGACAAGCTTGAGAATGAAGATGATGGATTCAATCCAGCCGATAAAAAAGCTTCAAAGTTCAG TTCAAAAGATGATGACAAAGAAAGCTATACTGAATTTTTGCAAAACAAGGACAAGTTTGCAGAGGAGTTGGAGAAATTGGCTTTCCTATGCTCATGTTCTTTGGACTCTGTTAAAGCTGGAGGCTCAGTTCTGATTCCCATTGCACGGCTTGGAGTCCTTTTGCAACTATTAGAATGTATAACATTGTCTCTGCAGTCATCAGACTTGAAG GTTCCCATCTATATTATTTCTTCTGTTGCTGAAGAGTTAGTTGCTTTTTTAAATGTTATACCTGAATGGTTATGCAAGCAGCGGCAGGACAAG TTTTATTCTGGTCAACCACTGTTTGCTTTCATGGATCTCTTAAATGAGAAGCGGCTCTTTTTGTTCCCTGTACTTTATTCACCCGAGTTACT GTCAATTTGGCACGAACCCTGTATAGTAATTTGTCCTCATTGGAGTTTACGGATTGGACCTGCTGTCCATTTGCTCCAACATTGGTGTGGTGATAAAAATTCTTTACTTGTAATGGAG GAAGGATTCAATGCAAATTTGGCCTTCTTGCCTTTCAAGTCAATGGAAATAAAAGTCCTTCAGTGCTCGTTTCTTTCTGGAATGAA TTTCCGGAAAGCTGAATTTTTACTCAAACTGTTGAAGCCTAAATATGTGCTG TTCCCTGAGAAATTGAAGCAGGGCAAAAGCTTTGTGAATCAGTCATTTTCAGTCATTTACTACCTTGAAAATGAGACAGTGAAAGTACCTAAGTTGAAGGATAGTTCAGAATTAGACATTGGTATAGACTTGGCTTGTCAGCTCGGTTATACAAAActggaaaaggaagaaatgagtATTGCTCGATTGAAAGGAGAGCTCCTTGTCGAGCAAGGCAAAAATGTATTGTTTAGTGGAAAGGAGTTTGCTGGTTCCTCACAATCCAGGCCGCTGTTGTACTTGGGTGGGGTAAACTTGGAGAATTTTCTGACGACCTTGCAAAGCATGGGTATTAATGCAACAGTTGAAGAGGCCATGACCACTGATGGCTCAGATAAGACATCTCTTGTGCATATTTTGGGGCCTAAAAAAGCCTTGATAGAAGTCACAGCAGCACGTACAATTGTTAGCACTGATGATGAGTATTTGTCTGCTCTTATATCTAAAGCGATATGTAACATTTTGAATATTGTTTAA
- the LOC113701678 gene encoding uncharacterized protein isoform X7, which produces MLGLPFLTRNRDFSAKIYATEATARLGQLMMEDLVKMHNEIRQFYGPEESTCPEWMKWDEVELLPSAIREILWGRDGDLCGWMPLYSVADVKGCMQNVQSLKYAEEACYNGTLLIRAFSSGLDIGTCNWSISSPKQRIAYLSSSIFASATATEFDYNPLRGSDVILFSDSTVCDALDKLENEDDGFNPADKKASKFSSKDDDKESYTEFLQNKDKFAEELEKLAFLCSCSLDSVKAGGSVLIPIARLGVLLQLLECITLSLQSSDLKVPIYIISSVAEELVAFLNVIPEWLCKQRQDKFYSGQPLFAFMDLLNEKRLFLFPVLYSPELLSIWHEPCIVICPHWSLRIGPAVHLLQHWCGDKNSLLVMEEGFNANLAFLPFKSMEIKVLQCSFLSGMNFRKAEFLLKLLKPKYVLFPEKLKQGKSFVNQSFSVIYYLENETVKVPKLKDSSELDIGIDLACQLGYTKLEKEEMSIARLKGELLVEQGKNVLFSGKEFAGSSQSRPLLYLGGVNLENFLTTLQSMGINATVEEAMTTDGSDKTSLVHILGPKKALIEVTAARTIVSTDDEYLSALISKAICNILNIV; this is translated from the exons ATGCTAGGATTACCATTTCTGACCAGAAACAGAGATTTTTCTGCTAAG ATATATGCTACTGAAGCTACTGCAAGACTTGGACAGCTTATGATGGAGGACCTTGTTAAAATGCATAATGAAATCAGGCAATTCTATGGGCCTGAAGAGTCTACTTGCCCAGAATGGATGAAATGGGATGAGGTGGAATTGCTTCCATCTGCAATTAGAGAGATACTTTGGGGCAGAGATGGAGACCTTTGTGGTTGGATGCCATTGTACAG TGTCGCTGATGTGAAGGGTTGCATGCAAAATGTTCAATCCCTAAAATATGCTGAAGAAGCCTGCTACAACGGCACCTTGTTAATAAGGGCATTCAGCTCTGGTTTAGATATAGGCACTTGTAACTGGAGTATTTCTAGTCCAAAACAAAGGATTGCATATCTTTCAAGCTCCATTTTTGCATCAGCAACAGCAACAGAATTTGACTACAATCCTCTGCGTGGAAGTGATGTGATATTATTCTCAGATTCGACAGTATGTGATGCACTAGACAAGCTTGAGAATGAAGATGATGGATTCAATCCAGCCGATAAAAAAGCTTCAAAGTTCAG TTCAAAAGATGATGACAAAGAAAGCTATACTGAATTTTTGCAAAACAAGGACAAGTTTGCAGAGGAGTTGGAGAAATTGGCTTTCCTATGCTCATGTTCTTTGGACTCTGTTAAAGCTGGAGGCTCAGTTCTGATTCCCATTGCACGGCTTGGAGTCCTTTTGCAACTATTAGAATGTATAACATTGTCTCTGCAGTCATCAGACTTGAAG GTTCCCATCTATATTATTTCTTCTGTTGCTGAAGAGTTAGTTGCTTTTTTAAATGTTATACCTGAATGGTTATGCAAGCAGCGGCAGGACAAG TTTTATTCTGGTCAACCACTGTTTGCTTTCATGGATCTCTTAAATGAGAAGCGGCTCTTTTTGTTCCCTGTACTTTATTCACCCGAGTTACT GTCAATTTGGCACGAACCCTGTATAGTAATTTGTCCTCATTGGAGTTTACGGATTGGACCTGCTGTCCATTTGCTCCAACATTGGTGTGGTGATAAAAATTCTTTACTTGTAATGGAG GAAGGATTCAATGCAAATTTGGCCTTCTTGCCTTTCAAGTCAATGGAAATAAAAGTCCTTCAGTGCTCGTTTCTTTCTGGAATGAA TTTCCGGAAAGCTGAATTTTTACTCAAACTGTTGAAGCCTAAATATGTGCTG TTCCCTGAGAAATTGAAGCAGGGCAAAAGCTTTGTGAATCAGTCATTTTCAGTCATTTACTACCTTGAAAATGAGACAGTGAAAGTACCTAAGTTGAAGGATAGTTCAGAATTAGACATTGGTATAGACTTGGCTTGTCAGCTCGGTTATACAAAActggaaaaggaagaaatgagtATTGCTCGATTGAAAGGAGAGCTCCTTGTCGAGCAAGGCAAAAATGTATTGTTTAGTGGAAAGGAGTTTGCTGGTTCCTCACAATCCAGGCCGCTGTTGTACTTGGGTGGGGTAAACTTGGAGAATTTTCTGACGACCTTGCAAAGCATGGGTATTAATGCAACAGTTGAAGAGGCCATGACCACTGATGGCTCAGATAAGACATCTCTTGTGCATATTTTGGGGCCTAAAAAAGCCTTGATAGAAGTCACAGCAGCACGTACAATTGTTAGCACTGATGATGAGTATTTGTCTGCTCTTATATCTAAAGCGATATGTAACATTTTGAATATTGTTTAA